A window from Lagopus muta isolate bLagMut1 chromosome 5, bLagMut1 primary, whole genome shotgun sequence encodes these proteins:
- the JAK1 gene encoding tyrosine-protein kinase JAK1 — protein MQYLNVKEDCKAMTFCAKMRSTKKSEVNLEAQHQGLEILFYLQDKSPICYTSGEFTSEELCIEAAQKCSISPLCHNLFALFDENRKLWYAPNQVFKIDEKTSHRLYYRMRYYFTNWHGTSENEPSVWRHTPKKSKNSYDKKLAPEGTPILDANSLEYIFAQGQYDLVKGLAPIRDPKNDQEVHEIENECLGMAVLAISHYAIKKNVKLPELPKDISYKHYIPETLNKTIRQRNFLTRIRINNVFKHFLKEFNNKTICDSSVSPRDLKVKYLSTMETLTKYYGAEIFETSSLLISSESEINRFNCGDGEIIPLYEVIVTGNNGIQWRLKPNSVQTEKEKKKKSDGKIKKDEDRYKTRDLWNNFSYFPEITHIVIKESTVSINKQDNKKMELKLSSHDEALSFASLIDGYFRLTADAHHYLCTDVAPPLIEHNIKNGCHGPICTEYAINKLRQEGNEAGMYVLRWSCTNFNHILMTVTCLEGPEMINNSVQYKNFQIEVKKGGYFLHGSNRSFASLKELMDHLKGQILRTDNISFTLKRCCQPKPREISNLLVATKKAQECQPAYHLGQLSFHRIRKEEIMQGEHLGRGTRTQIYSGILNYKDDENEGYQNEKEIKVLLKVLDPSHRDISLAFFEAASMMRQVSHKHIVFLHGVCVRDLENIMVEEFVEFGPLDLFMHRKSELLTTPWKFNVAKQLASALSYLEDKDLVHGNVCTKNILLAREGIDTEYGPFIKLSDPGIPITVLSRQECVERIPWIAPECVEDSKNLSIAADKWSFGTTLWEICYNGETPLKDKTLAEKERFYEGHFMLMTPSCKELADLMKQCMNYDPHQRPFFRAIMRDINKLEEQNPDIVSEKKPVTEVDPTLFEKRFLKRIRDLGEGHFGKVELCRYDPEGDNTGEQVAVKSLKPETGGNHIADLKKEIEILRNLYHENIVKYKGICTEDGGNGIKLIMEFLPSGSLKEYLPRNKNKINLKQLLRYAVQICKGMDYLGSCQYVHRDLAARNVLVESENRVKIGDFGLTKAIETDKEYYTVKDDLDSPVFWYAPECLIQSKFYIASDVWSFGVTLYELLTYCDSESSPMTEFLKMIGPTQGQMTVARLVRVLQEEKRLPRPPNCPEEIDQLMRKCWIFKHDKRTTFHNLIQGFETIMSKM, from the exons CTATATCTCCTCTGTGCCATAATCTCTTTGCACTGTTTGATGAGAACAGAAAGCTGTGGTATGCACCAAACCAGGTCTTTAAGATAGACGAAAAGACATCGCATCGGCTCTATTATCGAATGAG ATACTACTTCACAAACTGGCATGGGACTAGTGAAAATGAACCCTCAGTGTGGAGGCATACCCCAAAGAAGTCAAAGAACTCTTACGACAAGAAGCTGGCGCCGGAAGGAACCCCAATCCTGGATGCAAACTCATTGGAATACATCTTTGCACAG GGTCAATATGATTTAGTGAAGGGACTGGCACCAATCCGTGACCCTAAAAATGATCAAGAAGTTCATGAAATTGAAAACGAGTGTCTGGGAATGGCTGTGCTTGCAATCTCTCACTATGCtattaagaaaaatgtgaagctgCCAGAGCTGCCCAAAGATATCAG ttATAAACATTATATTCCTGAAACTTTGAACAAGACTATCAGGCAGAGGAATTTCTTAACCAGGATTCGGATAAATAACGTTTTCAAGCATTTCCTTAAGGAGTTCAACAATAAAACCATTTGTGACAGTAGCGTGTCTCCACGCGATCTGAAGGTTAAATACTTATCAACAATGGAGACTTTGACCAAATATTATGGAGCAGAAATTTTTGAGACTTCATCTCTGCTTATTTCATCTGAGAGTGAAATAAATAGATTTAATTGTGGAGATGGTGAGATCATTCCATTGTACGAAGTCATCGTGACAGGAAACAATGGAATTCAGTGGAGGCTCAAGCCAAAT TCTGTACAGAcggagaaagagaagaagaaaaaatctgatGGCAAAATCAAAAAGGATGAAGACAGGTACAAAACCCGAGATCTGTGGAacaatttttcctattttcctgaAATCACTCACATTGTCATCAAGGAGTCTACGGTTAGCATTAACAAGCAGGATAACAAAAAAATG GAATTAAAACTGTCCTCACATGATGAAGCTCTGTCGTTTGCATCATTAATAGATGGATACTTCAGACTTACAGCAGATGCCCACCATTATCTCTGCACAGATGTGGCTCCTCCACTGATTGAACACAACATTAAAAATGGTTGCCATGGACCCATTTG CACCGAATATGCCATCAACAAACTGCGCCAGGAGGGGAATGAAGCAGGGATGTATGTGCTGAGGTGGAGCTGCACAAACTTTAACCACATCCTCATGACAGTGACTTGCCTTGAAGGCCCAGAG ATGATAAATAATTCAGTCCAGTACAAGAACTTCCAGATCGAGGTGAAGAAAGGCGGGTACTTCCTACATGGCTCAAACAGGTCTTTTGCGTCCTTAAAAGAGTTGATGGATCACCTGAAAGGACAAATCCTTCGCACAGACAACATCAGCTTTACACTGAAGAGGTGCTGCCAACCAAAGCCAAGAG AAATCTCCAACCTGCTGGTTGCAACCAAGAAGGCTCAGGAATGTCAGCCTGCTTATCATCTAGGGCAGCTGAGCTTCCATCGAATCcgcaaagaagaaataatgcag GGTGAACACCTTGGAAGAGGGACAAGAACACAGATTTACTCAGGGATTCTCAACTACAAAGATGATGAGAATGAAGGATATCAGAACGAAAAAGAGATTAAGGTGCTCCTGAAAGTTTTGGACCCCAGTCACAGAGACATTTCTTTG GCCTTCTTTGAAGCAGCAAGCATGATGAGGCAGGTTTCTCACAAGCACATCGTCTTCCTCCATGGAGTCTGCGTCCGTGACTTAGAAA ATATCATGGTTGAAGAATTTGTTGAATTTGGGCCTCTGGATTTGTTCATGCATCGGAAAAGTGAACTCCTGACAACTCCCTGGAAATTCAATGTAGCCAAGCAACTTGCAAGTGCGCTAAGCTACCTG GAGGATAAGGATTTGGTACATGGAAACGTGTGTACTAAAAACATCCTCTTGGCAAGAGAGGGAATTGACACCGAATATGGACCTTTCATAAAGCTGAGCGACCCAGGAATACCAATAACTGTGCTGTCCAGGCAAG AATGTGTGGAGCGAATCCCCTGGATTGCACCCGAATGTGTTGAAGACTCAAAAAATTTAAGCATTGCAGCAGATAAGTGGAGTTTTGGTACAACACTGTGGGAAATCTGCTATAATGGAGAAACGCCACTGAAAGACAAGACGTTGGCAGAG aaggaaaggTTCTACGAAGGGCATTTCATGTTGATGACACCATCGTGCAAAGAACTAGCTGACCTGATGAAACAGTGCATGAACTACGACCCCCACCAGAGACCCTTCTTCAGAGCCATCATGAGAGACATCAACAAACTGGAGGAGCAAA ACCCTGATATTGTCTCGGAGAAGAAGCCTGTTACAGAGGTCGATCCCACACTCTTTGAAAAACGATTCTTGAAGAGAATCCGTGATTTGGGAGAG GGCCACTTTGGGAAGGTTGAACTGTGCAGATACGATCCAGAAGGTGACAATACAGGAGAACAAGTGGCAGTTAAATCTCTGAAGCCAGAGACTGGAGGGAATCACATTGCTGACCTCAAGAAGGAAATAGAAATCTTGAGGAATCTGTATCATGAGAACATTGTCAAGTATAAGGGAATTTGCACAGAAGATG GAGGAAATGGGATTAAACTCATCAtggaatttcttccttctgggaGCTTAAAGGAATATCTGCCACgaaacaagaacaaaatcaatCTCAAACAACTTCTCAGATACGCAGTTCAGATCTGCAAG GGGATGGACTACTTGGGCTCCTGTCAGTATGTGCACCGTGACTTAGCAGCAAGAAATGTCCTTGTTGAAAGTGAGAACAGAGTGAAAATTGGGGATTTTGGTCTCACCAAAGCCATCGAGACTGATAAGGAGTATTACACTGTCAAAGATGACCTCGACAGCCCTGTATTTTG GTATGCTCCAGAATGCTTGATTCAGAGTAAGTTTTACATCGCCTCAGATGTGTGGTCGTTCGGGGTGACGCTGTACGAACTGCTCACCTACTGCGATTCGGAGTCCAGCCCGATGACA GAGTTCCTGAAGATGATTGGCCCCACACAGGGCCAGATGACGGTAGCACGGCTCGTGCGTGTCCTGCAAGAAGAGAAACGTCTGCCACGTCCACCCAACTGCCCTGAGGAG atCGACCAGCTGATGAGGAAATGCTGGATATTCAAGCACGATAAGCGGACAACCTTTCACAACCTGATTCAAGGGTTTGAAACAATTATGAGCAAGATGTAA